Genomic DNA from Solanum dulcamara chromosome 4, daSolDulc1.2, whole genome shotgun sequence:
TTCAATCAGACGTAACTCAAActaattaaattctttttttagtagtgaGCTAAATTCCGTACCTGTTGTCATGATAGCAGATTTGATCATTGAGAAGCTCCATGTTGGGTGAATTGATTTAATGAAGGCCATAGCTCCACTTACATGTGGACATGCCATGGATGTTCCTGATGTTATACCAAATAAAGATGATCCTTTTTCATCATTTGGGATCATAGCTGATAAAATGCCAACGCCAGGAGCAGTTATATCAGGCTGCACGTACAccaaattatattttgaaagtCATAGTCAAGTAGTAACGCATAGTTTAACTTATATACGTcgataacataaataaaaagagtttaaaaatTCGAACCTTAAGAATATTCTCGGTAAGTGTTGCAGGTCCACGTGAAGAAAAATCTGCAACTACTGGAGCTGGTTTAAACCTTCGAATCTCATTAGCTGGAAATATAGTCCCTAGTGGATTTCTGTTGCAAATAACGATAAGCATGAATCATGATAATAATATTTTGTAAACAAAGAAATAACAAATGTCTTGAGTCTTACAGGGAGGAATTAATATATTGAAGAATTTTTGCCCCAGCTAGCTTTCCAAATTCAGCAAATGGGAAATTGCCTGAATCAAATGGGGAACTTTTCTGTTGCTCATCAATTAAAATTAAACCCTTTGCTTTGGCATTTTGCACAactaatttcttgatttctcttGATATTGACCAGCCATCATTCATACAAACAATTATTTTCCCGGCAACTCTTTTCGCGTCTAGTGAACCTGGCATACAATTCCTGCGCTTGTATATGCAGTTTTCAAAAACAAGCTAGATAGTCCGATGCACAAAATATCCCACGTTCATGTAGGATTCGGGgaacaaattttgaaaataataacaacaagaagaagaaaaatacctGGCTTGAGAAGTTAACAAGGGGTGGAAAGGAATATTTTCACCGAATGCAAGGGGATAAGTTTTGGAGTGACCACTAGTATAGAAACTTATTCCTGTTCCCTATTGGAATTGAATAATAAAAGTAAGTTAGAAAAAACTTTAAATCCTAAATTTGCGCCTTTAATTATAGAGGGTTGTGGCCCAGTGTGATGAATGGGTCAGGATCTCGATGTCCACCCTTagcatgaaaataaataaattcctAGAAGTCACTTTATATTGAGCTTTGTGTATCGCGAAATCAAATTAGTCGAATGCTCTGTTTACCTTCAAAGAGACATTGTTTCCCAGGACGACAGTGGACTGAAATTGTCTATCAATAGTAGAAGCAGCAACAGTGAAAATCCAAGGAGCAGAGTTGGTAACAGTGTAAGAATCAGGTCCTTCATTCCCACCAGAACAAACAACACCAACACCTCTTTCAGCAGCATGAAAAGCCCCAATTGCAATTGGATCATCCTTAAAATCAGTTTGAAAAACAAAACTCCTCCCAATAGATATTGAAATTATGTCAACTCCATCTTTAATTGCATCATCAATCGCTTTAAGTATTGTAGAACCTGCATCAAGTGTTTGTCCTAGTAGTCAATAACATGGACTAACAATCATGAAGTCTCAGATTTAATTTTCAATATCTGTGCAAGTTGATATGACCACgaggatttttttttgttaaaaaaaaatttaaaataaaaagtattgaAGAACCTTGACAATTTCCCTCTGAGCATGCTTTGTAAGTTGCTATCCTAGCTGAGGGTGAGCCTCCCCTAGCAATGCCACTTGCTAGGCCATAGTAAGTGGCATTAGGGACAAATGCACCTGCTGCAATTGAGGCTGTGTGTGTTCCATGCCCTACTCTGTCCCTTGGTGTTCCATTTGATCTTGATGGTACCATTGTTGTAGTGCTGCTAGTGTTTGTGATGTTGGAATCTTGATCTTCAATATTGTAAAATCTTGCTCCTATCAACTTCCTACAATAGATTTAATTTGAAGATGTTAATTAGGTAGAATTTTTGTTGGGCATTTGTTGAATGTGTGACGCTAGGAAAGGGATTGACAAAATTTCGCCAATATTGTTTAGCATGCATTACATATCCATATGTCAATATCAGAAAATTAGAAATTTCTAATGAAACTCATCGAAATTTGGCCTATTGGTAAAGAATTTCCAACGATAAAGTCGTTGAAAGCGTGACTGATGAGCCACATTTCAAtgaatttcatcaaaaattatCAATTTCTTGATAGTAGTTCAATTTGATTCagattagtataaaataatcgATAAGATTATCATATCTTTTATAGAGTAAGTCATATGCACCCTTTTTCAAGACAAGATTTGTTTGTTTAACCTCTTAATAATGTGTTAAAAAGATAGTGTGATTTTGGTGAATAttgtaaatgaaaaataaaatgatgacCTATTGCAGTTTGACTTGTGAAAGTCAAATCCTTCCATGCAAACTCCTTTCCATCTTGATGGTACTTTTCCAATATGTTGGTCATCAAAACTTTGTGACTCTGGCCATAtacctaaaaataaatatatgcaaCAATTTgcttaatgaaaaaaaaaagtaattttttttgcaccaaaaagtaaaaaagaaatatattatttgataGAAATAGCATAACCTGTGTCAATAACTccaataataacatcataattaGAAGAAGCATGATAATTGTAGTTGTACGTTGAATAATAAGATCCCAAAAAATCCCAGGATCTTGTTGTGTGAAGTTCAAGTATGGGATCTGGAAATACTGATACAACCTCCTCATAACCTGCTTCATTTTACAATTAAATCAAgttattattcatttttatcaCGTCTGGGAGAATTTTTTTCCATTCCAAGAGCTCAAAACTTGGTTAAATAGGCTATTAATATAAGAACTTAAAAATCATAGAGGAAATTGTGAAGTAATTTTTTATATCATTACATTATTTATACTTGTAAAATCAtataagaaattttattttatgtgtttctTTAATCatgtttcattatttttttaaaactattaaaattagGATACGTATATACAATTTGGAAactaaatcatatttaagaagAAAGTTAAACACAgagaatgtttttttttcttttgcttaaatattttttacattatTATAAGCAATTAAAAAagcaaaaaggaaaaataaatgtTACCAGACAAAAGGGTGGCTTCTTGTTTAGTAAGCAAGGCACAAAAGCCCCTATAAGCATGATGATAAGAATACTTCACTGTGATTCTCTCACTTTCTTCACTGTCccaaaagtaaaagaaaactattattttagtttctcatatttatatatgtagtaaaagaaaagaatttccAGCCCAAAAGAAATAAACAATACTTTCTTCTGTGTGTGTTTTATGTATAGGaagatatatattaaatttctttagcttttctttcataaaaattTTGACTTTGCCACTGAtctcaaattatatataaaagttgCTATTTCATGATCTTATAATTAGTAGGATGTCTAAATTTAATGTAATGTACTAAttactatattatttttttcttaatttttattgcTTATTGTCTAACCAAATGAAGAGGGAAAAAAAAGTATAAACACAACTACACGCATAGTATAATTAACCTTGGGATAATAGACGATAATATTTGTAGATGAGTTAACTCTGAAATTTCAGCTGAATCTCCACTGTTGTTCAAAGTACTACccatatatataatgtaaggcTGCATAGAATATAGCTACGATTACAATAGGATGAAGCAATTAACAATTTATTCAAATACTTGAAATTTTTTACTCtctaatttaattagttttcccaaattctaaaattaaaataaggagAAAATTAATTACGTACCTTGGGAGTGTGATCATTTGATCCTATGCAAGAAGTGATCATAAGAAAGAGTGCAGAGATAATAATAGGagaaaaatgaaagagaaaagCCATAGCATAGAGTAGTATTACTCATGCAAGcaattaaattccttaagaaGAGGAGTATATATAGGCTTTTATAGCTTGTCTTCTGtctcatattttttatatattatatttttagtgATTAATCTTGCATGATTAGCTAATATTACTGCAATTAATTAAATGGAATAGAAGAGGATTattcaaatgattaatcaaaaAGGGGGGAAAGTTGAAGTGCACGACAAGCAAGCACTTTCGCTGTATGCATGCACAAGTGGTGCGTCATTTTGATACACCTCAAATTGAAGTAATATTCTTTGATCAGCCACCTAAGTGATTCCTTATTTCACTTTTTagtacttaaaatatatatattttgtgtcTCACACAATTGACGTTCGTTGTGTgtgacttttttttatttcataaattcttATTTGACCGTGACGTATAAAATTTGGGTCCATCAATTTGTGGAAAAAAAAACTCACAACTAATATCAATTGCATGACATAGATAAATCAAGTTTTTCAAAGTAATTGGTTTCGCATATTTTGTGCCCTTCAAGAGTAATGTCAAATACATTACGTACTAACTACTTATATCGTACATGTGATGATCATCGCTGATTTTGAAAGTATAAAAGGGAGGAACAATCAAACACTTAGAAATTTACTGTAATTAATCCCTTGGAGAAAAAGACACTGAGAATAAATGAAATGATTTTCACTTTACAGCTAGAGTCTGGAAGAAGCTGAACATGCAAAATGCTAATCTCTGCCTTTTACTCTTCTagattaaattattataatttgttCCCTCATCTATAATCATAAGTGCTGGTGGTTTGTGATTGCACCTCAGGAAGGACTCAAATGTCAACtcagaaaaacaaaaat
This window encodes:
- the LOC129886395 gene encoding CO(2)-response secreted protease-like isoform X2 is translated as MITLPSEESERITVKYSYHHAYRGFCALLTKQEATLLSGYEEVVSVFPDPILELHTTRSWDFLGSYYSTYNYNYHASSNYDVIIGVIDTGIWPESQSFDDQHIGKVPSRWKGVCMEGFDFHKSNCNRKLIGARFYNIEDQDSNITNTSSTTTMVPSRSNGTPRDRVGHGTHTASIAAGAFVPNATYYGLASGIARGGSPSARIATYKACSEGNCQGSTILKAIDDAIKDGVDIISISIGRSFVFQTDFKDDPIAIGAFHAAERGVGVVCSGGNEGPDSYTVTNSAPWIFTVAASTIDRQFQSTVVLGNNVSLKGTGISFYTSGHSKTYPLAFGENIPFHPLLTSQARNCMPGSLDAKRVAGKIIVCMNDGWSISREIKKLVVQNAKAKGLILIDEQQKSSPFDSGNFPFAEFGKLAGAKILQYINSSLNPLGTIFPANEIRRFKPAPVVADFSSRGPATLTENILKPDITAPGVGILSAMIPNDEKGSSLFGITSGTSMACPHVSGAMAFIKSIHPTWSFSMIKSAIMTTATISNNLRKSLTNTSNLHASSHEIGTGELSPIKALNPGLVFETTMNDYYNFLCYYGYKEKELKLIVSKKNNFNCPRNTSTRKKELISHINYPSISIEKLEQNHGVSRIKRVAMNVGSPNATYTSSIVGPPGLIVRVFPRKIEFVKGIKKGSFEVSFDGKKASKGYNFGFIIWSDGFHKVQTVFAVNVV
- the LOC129886395 gene encoding CO(2)-response secreted protease-like isoform X1 produces the protein MAFLFHFSPIIISALFLMITSCIGSNDHTPKPYIIYMGSTLNNSGDSAEISELTHLQILSSIIPSEESERITVKYSYHHAYRGFCALLTKQEATLLSGYEEVVSVFPDPILELHTTRSWDFLGSYYSTYNYNYHASSNYDVIIGVIDTGIWPESQSFDDQHIGKVPSRWKGVCMEGFDFHKSNCNRKLIGARFYNIEDQDSNITNTSSTTTMVPSRSNGTPRDRVGHGTHTASIAAGAFVPNATYYGLASGIARGGSPSARIATYKACSEGNCQGSTILKAIDDAIKDGVDIISISIGRSFVFQTDFKDDPIAIGAFHAAERGVGVVCSGGNEGPDSYTVTNSAPWIFTVAASTIDRQFQSTVVLGNNVSLKGTGISFYTSGHSKTYPLAFGENIPFHPLLTSQARNCMPGSLDAKRVAGKIIVCMNDGWSISREIKKLVVQNAKAKGLILIDEQQKSSPFDSGNFPFAEFGKLAGAKILQYINSSLNPLGTIFPANEIRRFKPAPVVADFSSRGPATLTENILKPDITAPGVGILSAMIPNDEKGSSLFGITSGTSMACPHVSGAMAFIKSIHPTWSFSMIKSAIMTTATISNNLRKSLTNTSNLHASSHEIGTGELSPIKALNPGLVFETTMNDYYNFLCYYGYKEKELKLIVSKKNNFNCPRNTSTRKKELISHINYPSISIEKLEQNHGVSRIKRVAMNVGSPNATYTSSIVGPPGLIVRVFPRKIEFVKGIKKGSFEVSFDGKKASKGYNFGFIIWSDGFHKVQTVFAVNVV